GGCAGGACATGGCAGTGTGGAACGATACAATTGGATTTCCAGATGCCGGAGAAATTTGATATAACCTACGTTGGGCCCGATGGTGAGCACCATAGGCCAGTTATGCTCCATAGAACCGTTTTTGGGAGTCTTGAGAGGTTTTTGGGGATACTCATAGAGCATTATGCGGGGGCCTTCCCCTTCTGGCTTGCTCCAGTTCAGGTCAAGATATTGCCTGTAAGAGGAGAGTACAACGGTTATGCGTCGGAGGTTTTCGATAAACTGAAAGAAAAGGGCTTCAGAGTGGAGTTGGATCAGAGAGAGGAAAAGTTGGGCAAAAAGATCAGGGATGCCCAAATGGAAAAGATTCCGTACATGTTGGTCATAGGTTCCAAGGAAGCCCAAGAGCAGACCGTTGCCGTTAGGGAACGACAAGCAGGAGACTTAGGCTCCATGACTTTGGAAGAGTTGGTTAAACTTTTGGAGGACAAGGAATCACCGACAGCATAGAGTGATGCGCCAAAGGAGATATATCCATTGGTACACGGACATTCGCAGTGTTGATATAAAAGGCAACCTATGATATAGTACGTTGTCAGCAGTTGGTGTTTAGATGTAAAAAACATATACTGGGGAGAAGAGGAGGTCTACCCTCCCACCTAGGTGGACGCTAAAAGCTGTTGCCGGGTCAAGCAAGATAGCATATCTGATTGCTATTATGTTGTTGATTTGTATGAGCCGGGCGATAGCGTCCGGCTTTATTTTTTTACTAAATATTTTTGGAGGTGACCAGCTATAGCGAAAAAACCTGATGAACCAAGGGTGAATAATGAGATACGGGCGAAAGAGGTTTTGTTAATTGATGAAAAAGGTGTGAAGGTTGGGGTTGTTCCTTTGGCTAGAGCTCTCGATATTGCAGAAGAAAGGGAGCTTGACTTAGTGGAGGTAGCCCCCCAAGCCAATCCTCCTGTCTGCAGGATCCTTGATTACGGTAAATATAAGTATCAGTTGCAGAAAAAGGAAAAGGATGCCCGTAAGAAGAGCAAGGCGCAGACAGTTAAAGAAATGAAAATGCGCCCAAAGATCGACCAACATGATTACGAGTTCAAAACCAAGGCCATAAGGAACTTTTTGGCTGATGGGCATAGGGTGAAGGTGGCAGTGTTTTTCAGAGGAAGAGAGATGGCCTTTTTGGACAAGGGCAGAGAAGTGTTGGAGAGGGTAATCAAAGATTGCCAAGATGTGGGTAAGGTGGAGATGGAACCTAGAATGGAAGGACGCTATATGCGCATAATGCTGGCACCTCTGCCACAGAGCCAAAAAAAGAAAAAGGAGCCTTCTAAGGTGGATAACGAAAAAAACAATACAGAAGGCAAGGAATAAAGGCGAAGATTATCTAACCGATACCGAGTAAAAAGTAGCTGAAGGAGGATGAAGTCATGCCTAAGATGAAGACTCACTCGGGGGCAAAAAAGCGCTTCAGGGTGACAGGTACAGGTAAGTTGAGTTACAAAAAGAACGGTAGGGGACACCTTTTACGGAAAAAGAACAGTAAGAGGCTGAGGAGATTGAAACAGAAGGGATACCTGAACCCGACTATGGAACGGAACGTAAAAAGATTACTTCCTTACGCTTAGAGATGAATCTTTTATTTAAAAAAACAAAAGAATCTAATGAAAGAGGTGAACGCTCATGCCGCGAGTGAAGGGCGGATCCGCGAGCGATAAGAAACGCAAAAAGCTTTTTGATATAACTAAGGGTTTTTGGGGTAGGAAGAAAAATACTTACAGACGAGCGAAAGAGGCTTCTTTGCACGCTCTTTCAAGCGCCTATAAAGATAGGCGGGCTAGGAAAAGAGATTTTAGGAAACTTTGGGTCACAAGGATCAGTGCAGCAGCCCGAATGAACGATATATCTTACAGTAACTTCATAAACGGACTGAAAAAGGCTGATATTCAGGTTAACAGGAAGATGCTTGCAGATCTGGCCGTTAATGACATGCAGGCTTTCAAAGCGCTGGTCGAGAAGGCCAAGGAGGCGCTTGGACAATAAACCCCAAAAAGTTTTATGGCAAACTTGAACCTGAGAAGGTCATTCTGTGGGGGTTCCTGATGTTGATTATGTCAGGAACCCTCCTTCTATGGATTTCTAATTACAGCTATAAACCCCTAACTTTCATTGATTCCCTGTTCACTGCTACTTCTGCTGTTTGCGTAACAGGCTTGGTAGTTGTGGATACGGCGTCTGATTTGACTTTTTATTCTAAATCAATCGTCGCAGTGTTGATTCAGTTAGGTGGATTGGGCGTCATGACAGCTTTCACTTTTTTGTTCATATTGCGTGGTGCCAGAGTAAGCCTTCAGCAGAGGTATTATCTGTCCAATAGTTTGGGTTTAGAGAGCGTTTCAGGAGTTATAAGACTTTTAGGCCACATAGTGAAGATGACCTTGGCTATAGAACTTTTCGGGACCTTGCTTCTTTTTGGAAAACTGATAGATTACTATGAACCTTTGAGTGCCTTGGGGCATGCGACCTTCCAGAGCGTGAGCGCTTTTTGCAATGCTGGATTCTCTACGTTCCCAGGAAACATGATGCCCTTTAGTAAGGATATTTATTTAACTTCGGTGATAATGATTCTTATAGTTTTAGGAGGCATAGGGTTTGTCCCTCTTACCGAGATCGTGGGTGTTGAAAAACGTGGCAAGCGGCTATCTCCCTATTGCAAAATGGTCCTTATCATGACGGTTATGTTGATAGTCCTAGGTTGTATATTTTTGTTCTTGTCCGAGCATTGTAGGAGCAATCAGCAGATATCTGTTTTCCAGGGCTTTTGGGATGCCTTGTTTCAGTCAGTTTCTGCACGTACTGCAGGCTTCAATACTGTAGACATAGGCAAGGTGTCACCATTGGGTAGTTTTATATTAATCTTGCTCATGATAGTGGGAGCCTCTCCAGGTTCTACCGGTGGAGGTATGAAGACCACAACGCTGGGGGTTTTATTGCTTTCATTATATAGCGAAATTTTACAGAGGGAGGACGTCGTGTTCTTTGGGCGGAGGGTTCCTTACAGTGTTTTAAGAAAAGCCGTTTCTCTTGCTATAGTCTATGTGATGACCATATTCCTAAGTAGTTTTATTATGGGGTTCATGGAGCCTTACTCGTTCAGAGAGATCCTTTTTGAAGTTACATCTGCATTGGGTACAGTGGGACTTTCGACTGGCATTACCCCAAAGTTGTCTACCGGTAGCAAGCTGCTGCTGATCCTGCTGATGTTTTGGGGTAGAGTTGGCTTGATCATTTTCTTTTATGGGATAGCCAGGAAAGAAGAAAAGGGGCGCGTTACGTACGCTGACGTTAATGTGCCTATAGGCTAGGAGGGGTCATTTTGCCCAAATTGATAGGGAACAAAAAGACATTTCTGGTGGTGGGTTTAGGGAGATTTGGCAGAGCAGTGTGTGAGAGATTAGTTGAGTTGGGAGACAGCGTAATAGCTGTAGACAAGGTGAGGGCCAGGATAGAAGAAATCACTGACAAAGTGGACGTGGCTGCTCAAATGGATGCTACTGATGAAGAAGCGCTGAAAAAAATTGGTGCAAAAGAGGTAGATGGAGCGATAGTCGCCATAGGATCTAATATTGAAGCTAGTATTCTAGCAACGACGTTACTCGTTGGTATGGAGGTTCCATATGTGGCTGCCAGAGCCAATAGCGCCATTCATGCCAGGGTGTTGGCGAGGATGGGAGCACAGAAAGTGTTTTTTCCTGAGAGGGACTTTGGCTTCAAAGTGGCGGAGCAAGTTTCAAAACCAGCGCTGTCCAATTTTATAGAGCTTCCAGGTTCTGATTTTTTGATTGGCGAAATTGCATCCCGCGAAGAGATGGTGGATAAAACCCTAGCAGAACTGGAGTTCAGGAACCGCTATAACGCGGTGGTGTTATTGATAAAAAGGGGCACAGACAAGTTTATTCCCAGAGCGGATACTCGTTTGGGTAGAGAGGACAAATTGATCGTGGCTGCGTATCGAGAAGATTTGGATAAATTGATAGAATGATAAAATAACTTATACTATAGCTTATATTATTATGAGCAAGCCAAACTATCATGAAGAGAAACGAGGTGCAGCCAAAGTGAGTGACATAGAGAAAAAAACAGAGCAAATCAAGGATCTTTTCTGGTCAGAGTTGAGAAAGACAAGAACACCAGAAGATTTAGAGGAGATAAGGGTCAAATTCTTGGGTAAAAAGGGTGAAATAACTAGCCTCCTAAAGAGCATAAAAAATATAGATCCTAGTGAGCGCCCCAGAGCTGGACAAGTTTTGAATCAGCTCAAAGAGGAAATAGAGCAAGCCATTTCTCAGAAAAAATCGACCTTATTGGAAGAGTTCTATGATAGGAAGGAAGAGGAAGACTCTATAGATGTCTCCCTACCTCCAAGGGGTAGGGAGTGGGGAGGTTTCCATCCTGTAGCTCAGGTGATGGAGGAAGTTGTGGAGATTTTTGCATCAATGGGTTTCACAGTAGCTTATGGGCCAGAGATCGAGAACGACTTCTATAATTTCGAAGCCTTGAACATCCCCCCACATCATCCAGCTAGAGATATGCAGGACACTTTTTATACGAATAACGGGCTACTTTTAAGGACCCATACTTCCCCTGTGGAAGTAAGGGCAATGCGCCAGATGGGTGCTCCGTTACGCATAGTAGTGCCTGGTAAGGTTTACAGAAGGGATAACGACCCTACACATTCGCCCATGTTTCATCAATTGGAGGGACTCTTGATCGATGAAGATATTTCCGTTGCCGATCTGAAGGGATGCTTGGAAGCTTTTGCGAACAGGATATTTGAGCGTCCTCTGAAAGTTAGGTACCGAGCCAGTTATTTCCCTTTCACTGAGCCATCCCTGGAAATGGATGTAGAATGTGTGGCCTGCTCTGGCCGAAACCCAGAGTGCAGGATATGCAAGGGTACAGGGTGGCTGGAGATTGCAGGTATGGGTATGACTCATCCAAACGTAT
The DNA window shown above is from Thermovirga lienii DSM 17291 and carries:
- a CDS encoding TrkA-N domain protein (PFAM: TrkA-N domain; TrkA-C domain~COGs: COG0569 K+ transport systems NAD-binding component~InterPro IPR003148: IPR006037~KEGG: aco:Amico_0708 TrkA-N domain protein~PFAM: TrkA-N domain protein; TrkA-C domain protein~SPTR: TrkA-N domain protein), whose translation is MPKLIGNKKTFLVVGLGRFGRAVCERLVELGDSVIAVDKVRARIEEITDKVDVAAQMDATDEEALKKIGAKEVDGAIVAIGSNIEASILATTLLVGMEVPYVAARANSAIHARVLARMGAQKVFFPERDFGFKVAEQVSKPALSNFIELPGSDFLIGEIASREEMVDKTLAELEFRNRYNAVVLLIKRGTDKFIPRADTRLGREDKLIVAAYREDLDKLIE
- a CDS encoding phenylalanyl-tRNA synthetase, alpha subunit (PFAM: tRNA synthetases class II core domain (F); Aminoacyl tRNA synthetase class II, N-terminal domain~TIGRFAM: phenylalanyl-tRNA synthetase, alpha subunit~COGs: COG0016 Phenylalanyl-tRNA synthetase alpha subunit~InterPro IPR006195: IPR004188: IPR002319: IPR004529~KEGG: aco:Amico_0709 phenylalanyl-tRNA synthetase, alpha subunit~PFAM: phenylalanyl-tRNA synthetase class IIc; aminoacyl tRNA synthetase class II domain protein~SPTR: Phenylalanyl-tRNA synthetase, alpha subunit;~TIGRFAM: phenylalanyl-tRNA synthetase, alpha subunit) encodes the protein MSKPNYHEEKRGAAKVSDIEKKTEQIKDLFWSELRKTRTPEDLEEIRVKFLGKKGEITSLLKSIKNIDPSERPRAGQVLNQLKEEIEQAISQKKSTLLEEFYDRKEEEDSIDVSLPPRGREWGGFHPVAQVMEEVVEIFASMGFTVAYGPEIENDFYNFEALNIPPHHPARDMQDTFYTNNGLLLRTHTSPVEVRAMRQMGAPLRIVVPGKVYRRDNDPTHSPMFHQLEGLLIDEDISVADLKGCLEAFANRIFERPLKVRYRASYFPFTEPSLEMDVECVACSGRNPECRICKGTGWLEIAGMGMTHPNVLIAGGIDPQKYNGFAWGMGLDRIAMLKYGLDDLRVFFEGDLAFLIGGRQE
- a CDS encoding LSU ribosomal protein L20P (PFAM: Ribosomal protein L20~TIGRFAM: ribosomal protein L20~COGs: COG0292 Ribosomal protein L20~InterPro IPR005813~KEGG: tai:Taci_0726 ribosomal protein L20~PFAM: ribosomal protein L20~SPTR: 50S ribosomal protein L20;~TIGRFAM: ribosomal protein L20) → MPRVKGGSASDKKRKKLFDITKGFWGRKKNTYRRAKEASLHALSSAYKDRRARKRDFRKLWVTRISAAARMNDISYSNFINGLKKADIQVNRKMLADLAVNDMQAFKALVEKAKEALGQ
- a CDS encoding ribosomal protein L35 (PFAM: Ribosomal protein L35~TIGRFAM: ribosomal protein L35~InterPro IPR001706: IPR018265: IPR021137~KEGG: tai:Taci_0725 ribosomal protein L35~PFAM: Ribosomal protein L35~SPTR: 50S ribosomal protein L35;~TIGRFAM: ribosomal protein L35), with the translated sequence MPKMKTHSGAKKRFRVTGTGKLSYKKNGRGHLLRKKNSKRLRRLKQKGYLNPTMERNVKRLLPYA
- a CDS encoding H(+)-transporting two-sector ATPase (PFAM: Cation transport protein~TIGRFAM: potassium uptake protein, TrkH family~COGs: COG0168 Trk-type K+ transport systems membrane components~InterPro IPR003445~KEGG: aco:Amico_0707 H(+)-transporting two-sector ATPase~PFAM: cation transporter~PRIAM: H(+)-transporting two-sector ATPase~SPTR: H(+)-transporting two-sector ATPase;~manually curated), whose protein sequence is MNPKKFYGKLEPEKVILWGFLMLIMSGTLLLWISNYSYKPLTFIDSLFTATSAVCVTGLVVVDTASDLTFYSKSIVAVLIQLGGLGVMTAFTFLFILRGARVSLQQRYYLSNSLGLESVSGVIRLLGHIVKMTLAIELFGTLLLFGKLIDYYEPLSALGHATFQSVSAFCNAGFSTFPGNMMPFSKDIYLTSVIMILIVLGGIGFVPLTEIVGVEKRGKRLSPYCKMVLIMTVMLIVLGCIFLFLSEHCRSNQQISVFQGFWDALFQSVSARTAGFNTVDIGKVSPLGSFILILLMIVGASPGSTGGGMKTTTLGVLLLSLYSEILQREDVVFFGRRVPYSVLRKAVSLAIVYVMTIFLSSFIMGFMEPYSFREILFEVTSALGTVGLSTGITPKLSTGSKLLLILLMFWGRVGLIIFFYGIARKEEKGRVTYADVNVPIG
- a CDS encoding translation initiation factor IF-3 (PFAM: Translation initiation factor IF-3, C-terminal domain; Translation initiation factor IF-3, N-terminal domain~TIGRFAM: translation initiation factor IF-3~COGs: COG0290 Translation initiation factor 3 (IF-3)~InterPro IPR019813: IPR019814: IPR019815: IPR001288~KEGG: tai:Taci_0724 translation initiation factor IF-3~PFAM: Translation initiation factor 3-like~SPTR: Translation initiation factor IF-3;~TIGRFAM: translation initiation factor IF-3~manually curated), yielding MAKKPDEPRVNNEIRAKEVLLIDEKGVKVGVVPLARALDIAEERELDLVEVAPQANPPVCRILDYGKYKYQLQKKEKDARKKSKAQTVKEMKMRPKIDQHDYEFKTKAIRNFLADGHRVKVAVFFRGREMAFLDKGREVLERVIKDCQDVGKVEMEPRMEGRYMRIMLAPLPQSQKKKKEPSKVDNEKNNTEGKE